From the Kogia breviceps isolate mKogBre1 chromosome 3, mKogBre1 haplotype 1, whole genome shotgun sequence genome, one window contains:
- the CCDC177 gene encoding coiled-coil domain-containing protein 177, with protein sequence MVDPVPEEEKAGAEPGGSGGDEAAASVPPDSQGAPQPAASSASASAAVPRKAEVPCAAEGGRREQSPLLHLDLFNFDCPEAEGSRYVLTSPRSLEACARCAVKPVELLPRALADLVREAPGRSMRVATGLYEAYEAERSAKLQQCRAERERIVREEKRRLFTPLGSAAAAASAPSAGSSSSCSSASLPASPAPRAARKASSSPSPARPQPTPAGSRAGRKSHSLDSLSRRREGALSSESGASSSSYSGESLRELHWPPRASARNSCPAGSASSAPNPLGRPSALALVPLTGRSFSLGDLSHSPQTAQHVERIVRQVRAERGLRAVPERDRKIAALMLARHQEERLLLEQRAAAHGQWEQQRVRAEQRREREEREKQRALEQGRRAWAAQVEERRGRRGREEREEARRRQRQCERSEERRRELAERQGLLRRERAERTAREDRLRKLQQEQNLKQREEGLQEVRERAEQVRRERAHRATRAKQSQEDQLQREKRELSRAERARHEALLQGRARLERQEREGLRSSLEASLGRAQENYEQLVEQRTRELRERARREELQGRRAKEAAERKEREHQAHLEALARVGERRLQHAAQAAEEAVQQKARRVGQSRMEKERAQRANKEKVEKDEDCRRRQLLQAIGRKLERSEQLSRDRRSALESARSTARASFHVREKVRQETNTRSFDRMVREAQLHASLDRK encoded by the coding sequence ATGGTGGATCCCGTACCTGAAGAGGAGAAGGCGGGAGCCGAGCCCGGAGGCTCCGGAGGGGACGAAGCCGCCGCGTCCGTGCCCCCTGACTCCCAGGGCGCCCCGCAGCCCGCGGCGTCTTCGGCCTCGGCCTCCGCCGCTGTGCCCCGTAAGGCTGAAGTCCCGTGCGCAGCAGAAGGCGGGCGGCGGGAGCAGTCTCCGCTGTTGCACCTCGACCTCTTCAACTTCGACTGTCCGGAGGCCGAGGGCAGCCGCTACGTGCTGACCAGCCCCCGCTCGCTAGAGGCCTGCGCCCGCTGCGCCGTTAAACCTGTGGAGCTGCTGCCACGCGCCCTGGCGGACCTGGTGCGCGAGGCCCCCGGCCGCTCTATGCGAGTGGCCACTGGCCTGTACGAGGCTTACGAGGCGGAGCGGAGCGCCAAGCTGCAGCAGTGCAGGGCAGAGCGCGAGCGCATCGTGCGCGAGGAGAAGCGGCGCCTCTTCACGCCTTTGGGCTCCGCGGCCGCCGCGGCCTCGGCCCCTAGTgcgggcagcagcagcagctgcagcagcgcCAGCCTCCCGGCCTCGCCCGCACCACGCGCCGCCCGCAAGGCCTCCTCCAGCCCGTCCCCGGCCCGGCCCCAACCTACGCCCGCGGGGTCGCGGGCAGGTAGGAAGAGCCACTCACTAGACTCCCTGTCCCGCCGGCGGGAGGGCGCCCTGAGCTCCGAGTCAGGCGCGTCGTCGTCGTCCTACAGCGGTGAGAGCCTGAGGGAGCTGCACTGGCCGCCGCGGGCCTCGGCCAGGAATAGCTGCCCGGCGGGGTCGGCGTCCTCTGCTCCCAACCCTCTGGGCCGCCCATCCGCCCTGGCCCTGGTGCCCCTCACCGGCCGCAGCTTCAGCCTCGGCGACCTGAGCCACTCGCCACAGACGGCTCAGCACGTGGAACGCATCGTGCGCCAAGTGCGCGCCGAGCGGGGTCTGCGCGCGGTGCCGGAGCGCGACCGGAAGATCGCGGCGCTGATGCTGGCGCGGCACCAGGAGGAGCGCCTGTTGCTGGAGCAGCGCGCCGCGGCCCACGGCCAGTGGGAGCAGCAGCGCGTCCGCGCCGAGCAGCGGCGGGAGCGCGAGGAGCGCGAGAAGCAGCGCGCCCTGGAGCAGGGCCGCCGAGCCTGGGCCGCACAGGTGGAGGAGAGGCGCGGCCGCCGGGGCCGCGAGGAGCGCGAGGAggcgcggcggcggcagcggcagtGCGAGCGCAGCGAGGAGCGGCGGCGGGAGCTGGCCGAGCGCCAGGGACTGCTGCGGCGGGAGCGGGCGGAGCGCACGGCCCGGGAGGACCGACTTCGCAAGCTGCAGCAGGAACAGAACCTGAAGCAGCgggaggaggggctgcaggaAGTGCGCGAGCGGGCCGAGCAGGTGCGCAGGGAGCGCGCTCATCGCGCGACCCGCGCCAAGCAGAGTCAGGAGGACCAGCTGCAGCGAGAGAAGCGGGAGCTAAGCCGGGCGGAGCGGGCGCGCCACGAGGCGTTGCTGCAAGGCCGGGCCCGGCTGGAGCGCCAGGAGCGCGAGGGCCTGCGGAGCTCCTTGGAGGCCAGCTTGGGCCGCGCGCAGGAGAACTACGAGCAGTTGGTGGAGCAGCGCACCCGGGAGCTGCGTGAGCGGGCCCGGCGGGAGGAGCTGCAGGGCCGGCGGGCCAAGGAGGCGGCCGAGCGCAAAGAGCGGGAGCATCAGGCACACCTGGAGGCTCTGGCCCGGGTGGGCGAGCGGCGGCTGCAGCACGCGGCGCAGGCGGCCGAGGAGGCAGTGCAGCAGAAGGCGCGGCGCGTGGGCCAGAGCCGGATGGAGAAGGAGCGGGCCCAGCGGGCCAACAAGGAGAAGGTGGAGAAGGACGAAGACTGCCGCCGGCGGCAGCTGCTCCAAGCCATCGGTCGCAAGCTGGAGCGCAGCGAGCAGCTGTCTCGGGACCGGCGCAGCGCGCTGGAGAGCGCCCGCTCCACAGCCCGGGCCTCCTTCCACGTGCGCGAGAAGGTACGCCAGGAGACCAACACGCGCTCCTTCGATCGCATGGTTCGCGAGGCCCAGCTGCACGCCAGCCTGGACCGTAAATGA